AGCTGCCTTTGTTTGAACTTAATTTAGCTagtactttcttcttctttagtttagttttgtttgcGTTGGCAAGCTGGCAGACAAATTAAAaggtgcattaccgccacccaCTGATCTGGAGTTTGGATTGGGGATGTACAAcatggctaaaaaaaaacaaacctcaaACTGTCAAGTAATACCATTTAATGCATCTCCTGATGATAGCTTCAGAATTCTGTTTACATTAAGTTCTCTGGCAATTGCAGACTAGatattgtctctctttctgttataTTTACAACTGTTAGCCTGCATGATTAAGCCTCTTCTTCACAATTATCCCATATATATTAATATGCTAATTAATCAAGAAGAGAGTATTTAAACCTGCATGACCTAACGTTAATCTGGTAATGACATTATCTTTCTATTTCCCCCTCCAGATTGTGTGATCCCAGCCCAGGGGTCACTTCTGAATCTGTTCATGACCTTTACTTCCTCTGTTCCATTCCTTTTGCCacgttttttatttgaattgtcCCTTTATCCTCATCTTTGCTGCTAACATCAATCTGAATATTGCCTGCCTTTAAAGTCTGTTTTGCAAATGTGTCTGCCTCTTCATTCCCTTTAATTCCTCCATGAGCTGGTATCCATACAAACACATAATCCCATCCATTGGATTCTGAAtaatgacattaatgacatcAAATAAAATATCTTGTCTACTTCTGTCATAGAAGGATTGCAAACTCACTAAAGCTGCATAAGAGTCTGAACAAATTACCACACTCTCTGGTCTAACTCCCTCTACCCAATACAGACAAATCAAACAATATTTTTTGAATCCTTAAAGAAGCAGCTGAAACTCTTCCTGTTTTAAGGTCCTACGATTCATCAGTGTATATTTGCAAAAAACGTAAAAACTATTTATGATGTATCTCTCATTAACTAGCAGTTCAAACTTACCATTGGCTACTGCAACAATCAAGGTAGTATAGCTGGATGGACAACTGTAGGACTATATCGCAGTTAATATTCCCATCTCCCTTGCCTTTCCTTCACAATCTACCCAAAACCTTCAGTGGACAGGAATAATCTTATGACCTAACTTTGTGCATTAGGCAGGAACACTTTTGTGCAAAGATGCTTTAGGTCATTGTAGTTCATTGGTCATTAGGTTATTTTAAAAATCACCATGACAAGACAttaaaagaagtgaaattagccaTGGCGACTGTAACTTTTTGTAGAAATATTTTATTGACTTTACATTTCTACATAGAAAATAGGCCTTGGTCCCATGATTTTATTGATGTGGGTGGACTTTAAAGTTGTTCTGCAGCCAGCCAGTAGAGAGCAATAGAGGATCATTTCTGCCAGGACTCTAAAAAAAGCCAAAGCCAGTTTTTGTCCCTTGGTAGATACAAGACAGCTTGcagaaatgtctttattttaacGATTCCACAGAATAATTTGATAGGGTTCTACCAATGCCTACTCATTCTTTTCCCCAAAAGCaaacgcttttattttgaaggccaacTCGCTTTAGTTCCGGTCGAGTTCTGTATcattctggctggcttgacgcaGCCCCCTTTCCGACTGCATGGCTGTACCGTAAAACCGGGTATGTTTGCGCAAACTACAATCGTCCAGTGGACGCGAGAAAGGTACACTCTTTGtgacaaaaaacaataacattggCACACAACGCATCTAGTCACGTAAAATTTTAGTTTATAACAACAATGCACTGATAAGAATCACGGTTCACAAAGTTGCTCCACCTCTACTTTATCCAGTGTGGTATCCTGTGCATTTCCTCATATAGAAATGAACAAAATAGAACGGAGTGTAACCTGTCTCGTAATGAAAACCCAGTCTATATGCGGCGTCTCTATCCGCAACGACCCGAACGTTTCATCGGGGTCAAACAACCATCAAAACGTTTCCAGGAAGCAGGAGGGAAACTCATATCGacattgttgttgctgtcattTGCACAATATTCCTGTGCGACAGTCTGGTCAGCGGACCGGCTTTGTTTATGGTGTAACTCGCGAGCTCTTCGTCAGCGAATGAATGGCAGTGACGGCGGTGAGAGCGGTGGGAGCGGGGGCCCCGGCGTCTTTGTCCCGGTTCAGGGGAGCGCTGGTCGGGGCCGTGCTGGGCGACTGTGTCGGCGGGGAGTTCGAGGGAGCGGAGGAGGTTCCCATGGAAAACGTGCTGCGGCATCTGAGCAGCCTGGACGATGACACCAAAGGAGACGGTGAGGAGAGGGGCGGGATGAGAATGTCACACTGGAGGAGGCAATTCATTAACTAGAGGACCAGACTGCATGGCAACAAGATAATtcacccctcctttcctcactgGGTCTTTAGGCTGTGCTGTTCTCTTGCCAAACCATTATGCAAAACAGTTTGACAAGCCTGAAATCGCCTGTTACATGATAGGACTGAGAATGCTCTACCAACTTTCCAACTGAAGcaattgtttttcattatgcatTCATTCTTCATAGCTTACTCTTTTAGCTGAAGGTAGTATGGCTATTTACATTGTCTCCAAATATTGCTTGTTGCCAATGGGCCTTGCATTACATTCGTAGTCTCTGCATGTGAGAGCAATATTTATTCAATGACAGGAATGTTCCAGTTGCCTGAACATTAGGTTAACCAAAGCTTGTTAATGGGACAAAACACTTAAATGCAATGCACTAACAATGTTGAAATACAGGTACAGCTGGTATGTGGGATGAAAcatgtagctgtgtgtgtgtgtgtgtgtgtgtgtgtgtgtgtgtcaggtatcCTGGAGTACAGTGATGACACGGCCATGGCGCGCTGTGTGGTCCAGTCTCTACTCACCCGGACCGGCTTCGATGAGCAGGACATGGCTCGCaggttgcacacacacacaaacacacctggacaaactggagagttttagtggaATATAAATATTGTCTCAGAGGTCTAGAACATAAATCATGGTCAGCACATAGTTACACACATAAACTGAAGCCCTGGTCTCTTGCCCCCCTAGGTTTGCGAAGGAGTACAGCGTGTCTCCGGGTCGTGGTTACGGTTCTGGAGTGATCCAGGTGTTGAAGAAGCTGTCGTCCCCCCAGCTCAGTGACGTGTACCAGCCGGCCAGAGACCAGTTCAACGGCCGGGGCTCCTTTGGGAACGGGGGGGCCATGAGAGCGGCCCCCTTCGCGCTGGCTTTCCCCGACGCCACCGATGTTCAGAGGGTGAGCGAAGGGTGACCTGGTGGCATAACACCACTTCCTTAATGACATGTACATTCAAGacaagcacatactgtatatataaattgTTGTCTCCCTCACTTCATGGTCAAGTCAACTTGTCTATTCTTTCACTAACAGCCTTAAATTAATCCACTCAGGTCAACTGTTAACCATCCAGTTTGTTGTTACACCTACGTTAATTTGAATTATCATAGTCAAAagcttattttttttacatactgcATTATCAGAATGGTGATTAGTTTGAAAAAGTTTACACACAGGTGCTggaaaaattgttaaaataatagtcaaaataattataatttcTATAGCCAAAATTttatatagaggctttgcagttacatcacaaatctcctagcagcCACATCTGGCACACTAGGGATGACGgatctattttgcattttttcttgCATTTCTCTTCATGTGTCCGCAATtctaaaagacaaaataattCTTCACCATAATGACACTTCACTAACATGTAAACCTTTCACATTCAGTGTAATTTGTTTGACTTATGCCTCATGAtaccagacagacaggatgcaaCCAAAGTGTGTAGAGGTCAGAAACCGGTAATGGTTTGTCCATGAGCTGCTGGAACAGTGAgtgatttctctctgttttcttctaGTTTGCCCGTCTGGGAGCCATGCTGACCCACTCCTGTTCTCTGGGTTATAACGGAGCGGTGCTGCAGGCATTAGCGGTCCACCTCTCCCTGCAGGGGGCGCTAGACTTGCCCCAGCAGTTCATCAGCAGGCTGAtcacagagatggaggaggtggagggcgACGAGGCGACGCGCAACGACGCCAGAGTGTGAGTGCTGCATGCATAAAGAATTAAGTCTGCACTGGTACACATCTGATCTTTTCATGCCTGTCTAAGCAGGTAAAAAACATCTGATCCGAGCTTTGGGTTTCCACAGTCTGGGAACATGTAAAAGTTATGGAATTTGGTCTGAAAAAGTTATGGAAAATTATACATGTCCAAAAGGTTTTTGGCAGTATAATGTCCAGATTTGTCcagatttttttaaacaatcaCATTCAATgtcaaacatggctgccagtaGATGTGGTTagcttttaaagtaataatataatatccaAACCTGCCATGTGGTTTCTCCTTAGACAACTAATGTGAGAAGATCCCACCTGTGAAAATCACATAATTTGTGCCCAATTCCATCCAACTTGAGAATTCCGGTGGCtggtcaggtcacatgaccagTCAGAATACGGGCACCGGTATGATAAGAAGGGATGTGCAGATGATTCAGGATTTCAGTTGAATGCAATTCAAACTGTATTAGGAATGTCATTTGTgagtcattaaaaaaaaatgagtgtcAGTCCCCTTTAACCCACATTAACACGGTGTGTCTTTCCAGCCTGAAGGAGGCAGAGAAGCCTTTCTGCGAGCGCCTCCACAGAGTCAAAGACCTGATGGACAGGAGCAAGGTCAGCATAGAGGAGGTCATATCTGAACTGGGTCAGTATCTGTCTATTTATCCATCTTTCTGTTTATATGTCAAGTCATCTATCTTTACACATGCCATCCATCCTTTCTGTATTTCAAGTCTTCTTTCCTATCCTTCCATTGCCCGTTTGCCCCTGTATTCATattctatatatttttcattgttgtATCCTGTTGCAATgacccacagggatcattaaagctgcactggggtactttgcac
The nucleotide sequence above comes from Centroberyx gerrardi isolate f3 chromosome 17, fCenGer3.hap1.cur.20231027, whole genome shotgun sequence. Encoded proteins:
- the adprs gene encoding ADP-ribosylhydrolase ARH3, whose product is MAVTAVRAVGAGAPASLSRFRGALVGAVLGDCVGGEFEGAEEVPMENVLRHLSSLDDDTKGDGILEYSDDTAMARCVVQSLLTRTGFDEQDMARRFAKEYSVSPGRGYGSGVIQVLKKLSSPQLSDVYQPARDQFNGRGSFGNGGAMRAAPFALAFPDATDVQRFARLGAMLTHSCSLGYNGAVLQALAVHLSLQGALDLPQQFISRLITEMEEVEGDEATRNDARVLKEAEKPFCERLHRVKDLMDRSKVSIEEVISELGNGIAALHSVPTAIFCVLHCLQPRDSLPENYGGLQRTMAYSLALGGDTDTIACMAGAIAGAHYGIETIPQTWIKCCEAAEDADVNAKRLHALYHQSAPGGDGGTGERSCDDESENQSNASNSTEKKTGAE